In one window of Tumebacillus algifaecis DNA:
- a CDS encoding prolipoprotein diacylglyceryl transferase, with translation MSILPSGLHLGPIAFDDSGWVGLLLAFIVFLFVTKRMFIRRGGDGEKLTDVLLVMAAVWVLTPRLLSFVYAPVESFSHPILTLVGGQVPFGQWWGTAIALGYGFWQQRKHQFELRVAGDVVARAFVLGFAVYSLCYAVAGAPTNLPWAVTHGEQSYHPLNLYQAAVALGIFALRRSGAWSLLLFGAGMLLLSLLQVHPYTLFGLAMLQWLWLLLALVGLFVLIGLADQKVEKAA, from the coding sequence ATGTCCATTTTGCCAAGCGGGTTGCATCTGGGGCCGATCGCATTCGATGATTCAGGGTGGGTCGGCCTGTTGTTGGCGTTTATCGTTTTTTTGTTCGTGACGAAGCGAATGTTCATCAGGCGTGGTGGCGATGGTGAAAAACTGACCGATGTGCTGCTTGTGATGGCCGCGGTGTGGGTGTTGACGCCTCGTCTGCTGTCGTTTGTGTACGCACCTGTCGAGTCATTTTCCCATCCGATCCTGACACTGGTCGGTGGCCAAGTGCCGTTTGGTCAGTGGTGGGGGACGGCTATCGCTCTGGGATATGGATTTTGGCAACAGCGGAAGCATCAGTTCGAGTTGCGGGTGGCAGGGGATGTTGTGGCGCGGGCGTTTGTGCTCGGGTTTGCGGTGTACTCGCTGTGTTATGCCGTAGCAGGTGCGCCGACCAATCTGCCATGGGCGGTGACGCACGGGGAGCAAAGCTATCATCCGCTAAATTTGTACCAAGCGGCTGTGGCGTTGGGGATTTTTGCCCTGCGTCGAAGCGGTGCGTGGTCACTTTTGCTGTTCGGTGCTGGAATGTTGCTGTTGTCTCTGTTGCAGGTGCATCCGTACACGTTGTTTGGATTGGCCATGCTGCAGTGGCTTTGGCTGTTGCTGGCACTGGTCGGACTGTTCGTCTTGATCGGTTTGGCCGATCAGAAAGTGGAAAAGGCTGCCTGA
- a CDS encoding TlpA family protein disulfide reductase, giving the protein MNRTMKLVLGGAVIALLAVAAYLSNQQGSTGEESKETENKAGDVAEMPVVGYRAPAFELQTFDGQTVKLSDLKGKPVVLNFWASWCGPCRDEMPDLETVHKQYGDRVQFYGINLTSQDNLDKAKAFMKEMGVSFPSLMDADEKTAKAYRTFSIPMTYGIDQNGIVSEIHKGQINKVVMDGMLQRLVANSGQ; this is encoded by the coding sequence ATGAATCGCACAATGAAACTGGTGCTCGGCGGGGCAGTGATCGCTCTGCTCGCGGTGGCCGCGTACCTGAGCAATCAGCAGGGTTCGACCGGAGAAGAATCCAAGGAAACGGAGAACAAAGCGGGCGATGTGGCAGAGATGCCAGTTGTCGGCTACCGGGCACCTGCGTTTGAGTTGCAGACGTTCGACGGGCAAACGGTTAAGTTGTCCGATCTGAAGGGCAAACCGGTCGTCCTGAATTTTTGGGCGTCTTGGTGCGGGCCGTGCCGCGATGAAATGCCCGATCTGGAAACGGTGCATAAGCAGTACGGGGATCGTGTGCAATTTTATGGCATCAATTTGACCTCGCAGGACAATCTGGACAAGGCAAAAGCCTTTATGAAGGAGATGGGTGTTTCATTTCCCAGCCTGATGGACGCCGATGAGAAGACAGCTAAGGCGTACCGCACGTTCTCGATTCCGATGACGTATGGAATCGACCAAAATGGCATCGTCTCTGAGATCCACAAAGGACAGATCAACAAAGTGGTGATGGACGGCATGTTGCAACGTCTGGTTGCAAACTCGGGGCAATAG
- a CDS encoding 2-hydroxy-3-keto-5-methylthiopentenyl-1-phosphate phosphatase, with amino-acid sequence MSKRIAIFCDFDGTITERDMIITIMEKFGAPGWETIKDQILGQEITIQSGVGQLFAGISSAKQDEIAAYAQEVAVIREGFAEFLTFCKEQGIDFWVTSGGIDFFVLPLLAPFAIDNPIYSNGSSFTGEQIEILWPHACDEHCTSGCGMCKPSVLRKFPDEETFKVVIGDSITDLQAAKQADFVLARSLLLRKCQELGLQHAEFVTFHDCITVLKQLINEQKGEVLS; translated from the coding sequence ATGAGTAAACGCATCGCGATCTTTTGTGACTTTGACGGCACGATTACGGAGCGCGACATGATCATCACGATCATGGAGAAGTTTGGCGCTCCTGGCTGGGAGACGATCAAGGATCAGATTCTCGGTCAAGAGATTACGATCCAAAGTGGAGTCGGTCAGCTCTTCGCTGGCATTTCATCTGCAAAGCAGGACGAAATCGCAGCCTATGCCCAAGAGGTCGCGGTGATTCGCGAAGGGTTTGCGGAGTTCCTGACGTTTTGTAAAGAGCAAGGAATTGATTTTTGGGTGACCAGTGGTGGGATCGACTTTTTCGTCCTCCCGCTTCTGGCTCCGTTTGCGATTGATAACCCGATCTACAGCAACGGTAGCAGTTTTACTGGCGAGCAGATCGAGATTCTCTGGCCGCACGCTTGTGACGAACATTGCACCAGCGGCTGTGGGATGTGTAAACCGTCCGTCCTGCGCAAGTTCCCAGATGAAGAGACGTTCAAAGTGGTCATCGGTGACTCGATCACCGACTTGCAGGCGGCCAAACAAGCCGATTTCGTGCTGGCCAGATCACTTTTGCTACGGAAATGTCAGGAACTCGGACTTCAACACGCTGAATTTGTAACATTCCATGACTGCATTACAGTGCTGAAACAACTCATTAACGAACAAAAGGGGGAGGTTCTGTCATGA
- a CDS encoding ArsR/SmtB family transcription factor yields MVKAAELPEEQVSDLATIFQALGDTTRVRIIHALVQSEMCVCDLAAVLGMTQSAISHQLRTLRNLRIIKRRKEGRVAYYSIDDHHILTLFNTGLEHVSHR; encoded by the coding sequence ATGGTGAAAGCGGCGGAGTTGCCGGAGGAGCAGGTGAGCGATCTGGCGACGATCTTTCAAGCGTTGGGAGACACGACGCGAGTGCGGATCATACATGCACTAGTGCAGTCGGAGATGTGTGTCTGCGATCTGGCAGCCGTGCTCGGCATGACCCAGTCGGCGATCTCACATCAACTGCGCACGTTGCGCAATCTTCGCATCATCAAGCGCCGCAAAGAAGGTCGCGTCGCCTATTACAGCATCGATGATCATCACATCCTGACGCTTTTCAATACCGGGCTCGAGCACGTCTCGCATCGTTAG
- a CDS encoding pyridoxal phosphate-dependent aminotransferase, producing MNIKSADRLQGLPTQFFSTMVAKVNSYIAQGHDVINLGQGNPDLPTPPHIVESLRHEVLDPVTHKYPPFSGLFELKQAIASWYKNEFDVDLDPATEVAILFGGKTGLVEISQCLLNPGDVCLVPDPGYPDYWSGVALSGAEMTMMPLLRDNAFLPDYSQIPADKLAKAKLMFLNYPNNPTSATAPRAFYEDTVRFAEQNNVIVASDFAYGAIGFDGVKPVSFLQTPGAKEVGVEFYTLSKTYNMAGWRVGFALGNKEVVRLINLIQDHYYVSLPAFIQRASVTALTSSQDCVHQLAATYEQRRNVFVSGLKKAGWDVLTPQGSFFTWVPVPKGFTSVEFSDTLLEQAHVMVAPGVGFGPSGEGYVRVGLLTSEQRLQEAVERMAKISL from the coding sequence ATGAATATAAAATCGGCTGATCGATTGCAAGGACTACCCACCCAATTTTTCTCTACGATGGTGGCAAAAGTAAACTCGTACATCGCCCAAGGGCATGATGTGATCAACCTCGGCCAAGGCAATCCGGACTTGCCAACCCCGCCGCATATTGTCGAATCGCTGCGCCATGAGGTGCTCGATCCTGTCACGCACAAATACCCGCCGTTCTCCGGGCTGTTCGAATTGAAGCAGGCGATCGCATCTTGGTACAAAAACGAATTTGACGTCGATCTCGACCCAGCGACCGAAGTGGCGATCCTCTTTGGCGGGAAAACGGGCCTCGTCGAAATTTCCCAATGTCTGCTCAACCCCGGCGATGTTTGCCTTGTCCCCGATCCGGGCTATCCTGATTACTGGTCTGGCGTCGCGCTTTCTGGCGCGGAGATGACGATGATGCCGTTGTTGCGCGACAACGCTTTCTTACCCGACTACAGCCAGATTCCGGCAGACAAGCTCGCCAAAGCCAAGTTGATGTTCCTCAACTATCCGAACAACCCGACTTCGGCAACCGCACCGCGCGCCTTTTACGAAGACACAGTCCGCTTTGCGGAACAGAACAACGTGATCGTCGCGTCCGACTTCGCATACGGTGCAATCGGTTTCGATGGAGTAAAACCGGTATCCTTCCTGCAAACGCCAGGCGCGAAAGAGGTCGGGGTCGAATTCTACACCCTCTCGAAAACGTACAACATGGCAGGCTGGCGCGTCGGCTTTGCGCTGGGGAACAAAGAGGTGGTCCGTTTGATCAACCTGATCCAAGACCATTACTACGTCTCGTTGCCAGCTTTTATCCAGCGTGCTTCGGTCACTGCGCTCACCTCATCTCAAGACTGCGTGCACCAACTGGCCGCTACCTACGAACAGCGCCGCAATGTCTTTGTGAGCGGTTTGAAAAAAGCGGGTTGGGACGTGCTGACGCCACAAGGCTCTTTCTTTACGTGGGTGCCAGTGCCAAAAGGCTTCACGTCGGTCGAGTTCTCGGACACGCTCTTAGAACAGGCGCACGTGATGGTCGCGCCGGGCGTCGGCTTTGGACCGAGTGGAGAGGGGTATGTTCGAGTCGGTCTTTTGACCAGCGAACAGCGTTTGCAGGAAGCGGTTGAGCGAATGGCCAAGATTTCTCTCTAA
- a CDS encoding MFS transporter, which yields MAFLPQLGRSIYVLLGGILFTHLGSYMLLPFFAIILSTEKGLSLGSTGLVLGGGSIAFLVGSLLGGFLSDQFGQRFTMVGGLLIRGIGLLGFIWGGTFATLLLTNLIAGIGGGLYAPGAKAGIATLASAGLKTTAFSYRGIAANIGVTLGPLLGTYLHTRSSTVLFGGAALVYFVLALLHLVLLKRDCVGEDCPKVDRHGIRQIVTDRPFLSFSFVTIFVWALFTQYSLSLPLRAGQIESARNIGLIFTASAMLVILLQGSVTRFFTKYLHPLSAMAMGMVLIGTGLGSVAFSTSFWHLVASAVVITFGQMFVMPTSDTIVADLAKPEQIGSYFGVAAFVFGAGEAIGNIAGGQLMQRAVAIDYLALPWLLYGALGLLLSAVYVLLRRWQALAKPLTLENEARVEHSSRPLRSKQKT from the coding sequence ATGGCATTTCTGCCACAGCTCGGTCGCTCCATCTATGTGTTGCTCGGCGGTATTTTGTTCACCCATCTCGGTTCGTACATGCTACTGCCATTTTTCGCGATCATCCTCTCGACCGAAAAGGGACTTTCCTTAGGCAGCACCGGGCTGGTGCTTGGAGGCGGGTCGATCGCTTTTCTGGTCGGTAGTCTGCTTGGCGGCTTTCTGTCCGACCAATTCGGCCAACGGTTTACGATGGTCGGCGGACTGCTCATCCGCGGCATCGGTCTGCTCGGCTTCATCTGGGGCGGGACGTTTGCGACGCTGTTGCTCACCAACCTGATCGCTGGAATCGGCGGCGGTCTGTACGCGCCCGGTGCCAAAGCGGGCATCGCCACCTTGGCCTCAGCGGGCCTGAAGACGACCGCTTTTTCCTACCGCGGCATCGCGGCAAACATCGGCGTGACGCTGGGGCCGTTGCTCGGAACTTATCTACATACGCGAAGTTCTACCGTGTTGTTTGGCGGAGCGGCCCTGGTCTATTTTGTGCTCGCCCTCTTGCATCTGGTGTTGCTCAAACGCGATTGTGTCGGGGAAGATTGTCCGAAAGTGGACCGACATGGCATTCGACAGATCGTGACCGACCGACCATTCCTGTCCTTCTCCTTCGTGACGATCTTCGTCTGGGCGCTGTTCACCCAATACTCTCTATCGTTGCCTTTGCGGGCTGGGCAGATCGAAAGCGCACGCAACATCGGATTGATTTTTACCGCATCGGCCATGCTGGTGATCCTGTTGCAAGGATCGGTGACGCGATTTTTCACCAAGTATCTGCATCCATTGAGCGCGATGGCGATGGGGATGGTGCTGATCGGCACGGGGCTTGGGTCGGTCGCCTTTTCCACTTCCTTTTGGCATTTGGTGGCGAGCGCTGTGGTGATCACGTTCGGTCAGATGTTTGTGATGCCGACCTCCGATACGATCGTCGCCGATCTGGCCAAACCGGAGCAGATCGGCAGTTATTTCGGAGTGGCAGCATTCGTCTTTGGTGCGGGGGAAGCGATCGGCAACATCGCTGGCGGCCAGTTGATGCAGCGAGCAGTCGCGATCGACTATCTGGCGCTGCCTTGGTTGCTCTATGGGGCGCTCGGACTGCTGCTCAGCGCTGTTTATGTGCTGCTTCGCCGCTGGCAGGCGCTCGCCAAACCGCTGACCCTTGAAAACGAAGCGCGGGTAGAGCACTCCAGTCGCCCCCTTCGCTCGAAGCAAAAAACATAA
- a CDS encoding 2,3-diketo-5-methylthiopentyl-1-phosphate enolase, whose protein sequence is MTRQEFVHVTYLAHGKPGTDWQKKAEGIAIGLTVGSWTDLPAARKDAMQKHLGHVVKAEEIGMDAHGLSQALLTIAYPTLNFTPDVPALLTSVFGKLSMDGKIRLVDIELPIAFQSQFPGPKYGIDQIRKQLGIENRPLLMSIFKSVIGYDIEALADAFYQQALGGVDLVKDDEIFFDETYAPFEKRIEACRLAAERAKEQTGKSTLYAANLTGPVTEIFEKARRAVDAGANALLLNVLTYGYDVLQRLAADPKITVPIMAHPAMAGAMYPSEQYGIAAPVLLGKLMRVAGADFSLYPSAYGSVAMERGETLKIAEALRAEQSGLNRTFPVPSAGIHPGLVPVLYGDLGNDQIINAGGGIHGHPGGSSAGGRAFVAAIDAVVAGKTLSEAAEQSKELKTALELWNK, encoded by the coding sequence GTGACCCGACAAGAATTTGTTCATGTCACCTATTTGGCCCACGGCAAACCGGGTACAGATTGGCAGAAAAAAGCGGAAGGCATCGCGATCGGTCTGACTGTTGGCTCGTGGACAGACCTTCCGGCAGCTCGCAAGGATGCGATGCAAAAACATCTCGGACACGTGGTAAAGGCAGAAGAGATCGGCATGGATGCACACGGCCTCAGCCAAGCGCTGTTGACCATCGCCTATCCGACGCTCAATTTCACGCCGGATGTGCCAGCGCTGTTGACTTCGGTGTTCGGCAAACTGTCGATGGACGGAAAGATCCGACTGGTGGACATCGAATTGCCTATCGCGTTCCAAAGTCAATTCCCTGGCCCGAAATATGGCATCGACCAAATCCGCAAGCAGTTGGGCATCGAAAATCGCCCGCTGTTGATGAGCATTTTCAAATCGGTGATCGGGTACGACATCGAGGCACTGGCAGACGCGTTCTACCAGCAGGCGCTCGGTGGCGTTGATTTGGTCAAGGATGACGAAATCTTCTTTGATGAAACGTACGCGCCGTTCGAAAAGCGCATCGAAGCCTGCCGTCTGGCAGCGGAGCGTGCCAAAGAGCAGACTGGCAAGAGTACGCTTTATGCGGCGAACTTAACCGGACCTGTCACCGAAATTTTCGAGAAAGCGCGTCGGGCAGTGGACGCAGGGGCGAACGCGCTTTTGCTAAACGTTTTGACCTACGGCTACGATGTGTTGCAGCGCCTCGCTGCCGACCCGAAGATCACGGTGCCGATCATGGCCCATCCGGCGATGGCCGGTGCGATGTATCCGTCCGAACAGTATGGGATCGCAGCTCCGGTGTTGCTGGGGAAACTGATGCGCGTGGCGGGGGCCGATTTCTCGCTCTATCCGTCGGCGTATGGCTCGGTCGCGATGGAACGCGGCGAAACGTTGAAGATCGCCGAGGCGTTGCGTGCCGAACAGAGCGGTCTCAACCGTACGTTCCCGGTGCCGTCCGCGGGCATTCATCCAGGTCTTGTGCCAGTATTGTATGGAGATCTCGGCAATGACCAGATCATCAATGCTGGCGGTGGTATCCATGGGCATCCGGGCGGCTCAAGTGCGGGCGGACGGGCGTTCGTGGCGGCAATTGATGCGGTGGTGGCAGGAAAGACGCTGAGCGAAGCGGCTGAACAATCCAAAGAATTGAAAACAGCTTTGGAGCTGTGGAACAAATAG
- a CDS encoding PCYCGC motif-containing (lipo)protein codes for MKKLTKIVFASAIVMTIATGCGTSDKATTTDEHSGHGDHASNGGTSNGGHPAGAQAEAYKTLKVGESVKLTKIGDMQEVTENAMSYPKFLSSKNTKIKQSYAAAVQNLDVLKFIPCYCGCGDHAGHKSNAECFVKDVREDGAVVWDDHGTRCDTCMNIALEAADMKAQGKSAQDIRETIDKKYKEGYAKPTPTPMPS; via the coding sequence ATGAAAAAGCTGACCAAGATCGTGTTTGCCAGCGCGATTGTGATGACGATCGCTACAGGCTGTGGCACGTCTGACAAGGCGACGACGACCGACGAACATTCCGGACATGGCGACCATGCTTCTAACGGTGGCACCAGCAATGGTGGACATCCTGCCGGGGCACAAGCGGAAGCCTATAAAACGCTGAAAGTTGGCGAAAGCGTCAAATTGACCAAGATCGGTGATATGCAGGAAGTGACGGAAAACGCCATGTCCTATCCGAAGTTCCTATCGAGCAAAAACACCAAGATCAAGCAATCTTACGCGGCAGCTGTGCAGAATCTCGATGTCCTGAAATTCATTCCCTGCTACTGCGGTTGTGGTGATCACGCCGGACATAAAAGCAACGCCGAGTGCTTTGTGAAAGACGTCCGCGAAGACGGCGCGGTCGTTTGGGACGACCACGGCACCCGTTGCGACACCTGCATGAACATTGCCCTCGAAGCGGCTGATATGAAAGCACAAGGCAAGTCAGCGCAAGACATCCGCGAAACGATCGACAAAAAATACAAAGAAGGCTACGCGAAACCAACACCGACGCCGATGCCTTCATAA
- a CDS encoding heavy metal translocating P-type ATPase, translating to MGNNQGFNREKKQAPINHDEHDRTHDREQVRDHEKDVKHAHDVDSTFEQVHDHDGENSHEHADDHEHAHKLEHADDHEHAHKLEHVDDHDHAHNHGHADGHDHTHDHNYAHDHEHDHDHSASCCSTDAGVCCPPSDHFEELVMLSDVQPEESSATDLQLGEARSVFRVDGMDCGECARTVQRVMGKLSGVREVAVSFNTTKMTVVHNASLETIQKTVSDVGYRATVLETTLQDPDVPVATGGEAAEPGFWEKHKRTVLTTVSGLFLGVGLITEFAGGSESAAIVCYLIAILTGGFYAARAGYFALKSFTLDMNFLMTVAAIGAAAIGEWSEGATVVFLFSVGNWLQASTMERTRRSIRSLIGFAPKEALVRRNGQEQTVSVDHLQIGDLILVRPGERIPMDGRVEAGSSTVNQAPVTGESIPVLKQMGDEVFAGTLNETGGLEVIVTKKVQDSTLSRMIYLVEEAQEQKAPSQQFVDRFATYYTPIVVVLAILIAVLPPLFTGDPFSDWIYRALALLVIACPCALVISTPVAIVAAIGNAAKRGVLIKGGAYLELMGQIRAVAFDKTGTLTQGKPVVVLVEPFDGVDQEQLLTVAASIEARSEHPLARAVLLLGEQKGIRALPVQQFQAVAGKGAQGHLDGALYRIGKPSWFEELGYDGTDRLKTVLSVQHEQGHTVMLVADEQQIIGLIAVADTVRPDSADTIAKLKQAGTAHTVMLTGDHARIAKSIAKQVGIDEYHGDLLPEQKLARITELKQRHHLVAMVGDGINDSPALAASDIGIAMGGAGTDIALETADIVLMSDDISKLPFTVRLSRKALRLIKQNIWFSLLVKLAFLLLTVAGLSNLWMAVFADTGAALLVILNGMRLIKVR from the coding sequence ATGGGTAACAATCAAGGATTCAATCGGGAGAAAAAACAAGCGCCAATCAACCACGATGAACATGATCGGACACACGACCGGGAACAGGTACGCGATCATGAAAAAGACGTAAAACATGCGCATGATGTAGACTCTACATTTGAACAAGTACACGACCATGATGGTGAAAATAGCCATGAACATGCAGACGACCATGAACATGCACATAAACTTGAACATGCAGACGATCATGAACATGCACATAAACTTGAACATGTAGACGACCATGATCATGCACATAACCATGGACATGCAGACGGCCACGATCACACACACGACCATAATTACGCACATGACCACGAACACGATCATGACCATTCGGCCTCTTGCTGTTCCACAGATGCAGGTGTATGTTGCCCGCCATCTGACCATTTTGAAGAGCTGGTGATGCTTTCGGATGTCCAACCAGAGGAGTCGAGTGCTACCGATCTGCAGCTAGGTGAAGCACGCTCCGTGTTTCGCGTCGATGGGATGGACTGTGGTGAATGTGCGCGCACCGTGCAGCGCGTGATGGGCAAACTAAGCGGGGTGCGCGAAGTGGCGGTCAGCTTTAACACCACGAAAATGACGGTCGTGCACAACGCGTCGCTGGAGACGATTCAAAAGACGGTCAGCGATGTTGGCTATCGGGCCACCGTCCTCGAGACCACGCTCCAAGATCCAGACGTTCCTGTCGCAACGGGAGGCGAAGCGGCTGAACCTGGCTTCTGGGAAAAACACAAACGCACTGTTCTGACCACCGTCTCGGGCCTGTTCCTCGGGGTTGGACTGATCACCGAATTTGCGGGCGGGTCCGAATCGGCAGCTATCGTCTGCTATCTGATCGCGATCCTCACAGGTGGCTTCTATGCCGCCCGAGCTGGCTATTTTGCCTTAAAATCGTTCACGCTCGATATGAACTTCCTGATGACTGTCGCGGCGATCGGGGCTGCTGCAATTGGCGAATGGTCGGAAGGTGCCACCGTCGTCTTTCTCTTCTCAGTCGGCAACTGGCTACAGGCCAGCACGATGGAACGCACTCGACGCTCGATCCGTTCTCTGATCGGTTTCGCTCCCAAAGAAGCGTTGGTTCGTCGCAATGGACAGGAGCAAACCGTATCGGTCGATCATTTGCAGATCGGAGACCTGATCCTCGTCCGGCCCGGTGAGCGCATCCCGATGGATGGACGGGTCGAAGCTGGCTCCTCCACCGTCAACCAAGCGCCTGTCACTGGCGAATCGATCCCTGTGCTGAAGCAGATGGGGGATGAAGTATTCGCAGGTACACTCAATGAAACGGGCGGTTTGGAAGTGATTGTGACCAAAAAAGTTCAAGATTCCACGCTCAGCCGCATGATATACTTGGTGGAGGAAGCTCAAGAACAGAAAGCGCCGTCGCAGCAGTTTGTTGACCGCTTTGCCACATATTACACACCGATCGTCGTGGTGCTGGCGATCCTGATCGCCGTGCTGCCGCCGTTGTTTACGGGCGACCCGTTCAGCGATTGGATCTACCGCGCATTGGCGTTGCTCGTCATCGCCTGCCCCTGCGCGCTCGTCATCTCCACCCCGGTCGCCATCGTCGCTGCCATCGGCAACGCAGCCAAGCGCGGCGTGTTGATCAAAGGCGGCGCGTACCTCGAACTGATGGGCCAAATCAGAGCGGTCGCATTTGATAAAACGGGCACACTGACGCAAGGCAAGCCTGTCGTCGTTCTCGTAGAACCGTTTGACGGCGTTGATCAAGAGCAACTGCTCACCGTCGCCGCTTCCATCGAAGCGCGCTCCGAGCATCCGTTGGCCCGTGCTGTCCTGCTGCTTGGTGAGCAAAAAGGCATCCGAGCGCTGCCTGTGCAACAGTTCCAGGCTGTTGCAGGCAAAGGTGCACAAGGTCATCTCGACGGCGCGCTGTATCGGATTGGCAAACCATCGTGGTTTGAAGAGCTCGGCTACGACGGAACTGACAGATTGAAAACGGTTCTCTCCGTTCAGCACGAACAGGGCCATACGGTGATGCTGGTCGCTGATGAACAGCAGATCATCGGTTTGATCGCTGTGGCCGACACCGTTCGACCAGACAGCGCAGACACGATCGCCAAGCTGAAACAGGCAGGTACCGCCCATACAGTGATGTTAACAGGTGACCACGCCCGCATCGCCAAATCGATCGCCAAGCAAGTCGGGATCGATGAGTACCACGGCGACTTGCTCCCCGAGCAAAAGCTGGCTCGCATCACCGAACTCAAACAGCGTCACCACCTCGTCGCGATGGTCGGTGACGGCATCAACGATTCCCCCGCCCTAGCCGCCTCCGACATCGGGATCGCGATGGGTGGGGCAGGAACGGACATCGCATTGGAGACGGCCGATATCGTCTTGATGTCTGATGACATCAGCAAATTGCCGTTCACCGTCCGTCTCAGCCGCAAAGCGCTGCGCCTGATCAAGCAAAACATCTGGTTCTCCCTGCTCGTGAAACTTGCGTTCCTTTTGTTGACCGTAGCAGGTCTATCCAACCTGTGGATGGCCGTGTTTGCAGATACTGGTGCGGCTCTGCTCGTCATATTAAACGGTATGAGATTAATCAAAGTGCGATAA
- a CDS encoding cytochrome c biogenesis CcdA family protein, translating into MIEIEPEGGSIVLDAANPTFIVAFFAGLLSFVSPCCLPLYPSYLSYITGVSYQEMYEHRNQAAVRRKALTYSFFFVLGFSLIFIVLGMSASTIGALFSNYGDLIRQIGGILIIVMGLFLSGIIKIDALLSTKQLRLKWRPAGYFGAVIVGISFAAGWTPCIGPILASVLAIAASNPASGMSLMLFYSIGFALPFLIMAYTLGSVRWMMKYAQTISKVGGIGMILMGVLLLTDSLTKITTWLIPLFGGFTGF; encoded by the coding sequence ATGATAGAAATTGAACCAGAAGGAGGGAGTATCGTGTTAGATGCAGCGAATCCGACGTTTATTGTGGCCTTCTTTGCGGGGTTGTTGTCTTTTGTCTCCCCGTGCTGTCTGCCGCTTTATCCGTCTTACTTGTCGTACATTACAGGCGTTTCCTATCAGGAGATGTACGAGCACCGCAACCAAGCGGCAGTTCGGCGCAAAGCGTTGACCTATTCCTTTTTCTTTGTACTTGGCTTTTCGCTGATCTTTATCGTGCTCGGCATGTCGGCTAGCACGATCGGCGCGCTTTTTTCTAACTATGGAGATTTGATCCGCCAGATCGGTGGGATTTTGATCATCGTGATGGGCTTGTTTCTATCTGGCATCATCAAAATTGACGCGTTGCTCTCGACGAAGCAGTTGCGGCTGAAATGGCGCCCTGCTGGCTACTTTGGTGCGGTGATCGTCGGCATTTCCTTCGCGGCGGGCTGGACACCTTGCATCGGCCCGATTTTGGCGTCGGTGCTGGCGATCGCAGCTTCCAATCCGGCGAGCGGGATGAGCTTGATGCTGTTTTACTCGATCGGTTTTGCGCTTCCGTTTTTGATCATGGCCTATACGCTGGGCTCGGTGCGCTGGATGATGAAGTACGCGCAGACGATTTCGAAAGTGGGCGGTATCGGCATGATTTTGATGGGCGTACTGCTTCTGACCGACTCGCTGACCAAAATCACCACATGGCTGATTCCGCTGTTCGGCGGCTTCACCGGCTTCTAA